The following proteins are co-located in the Manihot esculenta cultivar AM560-2 chromosome 7, M.esculenta_v8, whole genome shotgun sequence genome:
- the LOC110618584 gene encoding ADP-ribosylation factor-like protein 2, with protein MLICFLVLQNHGIESQSPDNRILLSVCVQVIIFICDLKRPSGASLLILANKQDLKGALTPDEIAKVLNLENMDKTRH; from the exons ATGTTGATTTGTTTCTTGGTATTGCAGAACCATGGAATAGAAAGTCAATCTCCAGACAACAGG ATACTGCTGTCAGTCTGTGTTCAAGTCATTATCTTTATATGCGACTTGAAG AGGCCTTCTGGAGCATCTTTGCTAATACTAGCAAATAAGCAAGACCTAAAAGGTGCTCTTACACCAGATGAAATTGCTAAG GTACTAAACCTGGAGAATATGGACAAAACCAGGCATTGA